The genomic interval TAAGCGGCTTGTGGCTTGCGGCTGGTGGCCTGTGGCCTGCGGCTGGTGGCTTGCGGCCTGCGGTATGAAGCCCGTGGCGTTCGGGTCTGTGCAGAACGGCTCAGGGGTGGTGCGGATCGGATCACCGAACTTCGATCAACATCATTCGACCATGAAGAACTTCAAGAAACTCGAGGTTTGGCAGCTCGGCATGGACATCATAGATGTCGTCTTCGACCTTTACGAGGACCTGCCCTATTCCAAGGTCGCCGAACTCAAGGGACAGTCTACGAGGGCCGCTATTTCCATCACATCCAATATCGCCGAAGGCAGTTCAAGACGGACTGAAAAGGACAAGCTCCGGTTCATGGAGATCGCCTTGGGGTCGTCGTTCGAGCTTGAAACGCAGACCCTGGTGCTGCAGAGGCGTCCATGGGCACCCAAGGAGAAGGTGGAAGAGCTGCTGATGCTCATCGAACATCATCAGATCAAGCTCATGGCCTTCATCAAGAAGTTCACGCTCTGATCAGCGACGTTGGGCTTTCAGCCTCCCGCTTTCAGCTACCTGCTACCGGCCTCCAGCTTCCGGTCTCCAGCCTCCAGCTTCCAGCTTCAAGCCTCCAGCCGCAGGCCTCCCGCCTCCAGCTTCCAGCTTTCAGCTTCCGGCCTCCAGCCTCTAGCCTCCAGCCTCCAGCTTCCAGCTTCCGGTAGTTGTGAGCGGCTTGTGGCCTGTGGCCTGCGGCTGGTGGCTTGCGGCCTGTGGCTTGAGGCCTGCGGCTGGTGGCCTGTGGCTTGCGGCTGGTGGCCTGTGGCTTGCGGCTGGTGGCCTGCGGCTGAGTTTCCGCTAGAAGCTCCAGCTCAGGCCCGCGCTCGGCAGCACCGGCAGCTGGTCCACCCGCCGGGCGCGCACCCGGTCGTAGTAGAAGATGTTGTCCCGGTCATAAGCGTTCGTCACGCTCAGGTCGAGTTCGATCGCACTGCGGTCGCTCAGGCGCCAGGTCTTGGTCACCCCCAGGTCCAGGCGGTGGTAGTCCGGCAGGCGGCCCTGGTTCAGCGGACCATAGAGCAGCACCAGCTCACCGTTGCTGAAGGTATAGTCCGTACCGATGCCGCTGCCGAAGGGGTTGCCCTCGATGTAGCCCTGCGTCTGCGTGAA from Candidatus Hydrogenedentota bacterium carries:
- a CDS encoding four helix bundle protein, which gives rise to KRLVACGWWPVACGWWLAACGMKPVAFGSVQNGSGVVRIGSPNFDQHHSTMKNFKKLEVWQLGMDIIDVVFDLYEDLPYSKVAELKGQSTRAAISITSNIAEGSSRRTEKDKLRFMEIALGSSFELETQTLVLQRRPWAPKEKVEELLMLIEHHQIKLMAFIKKFTL